A section of the Paracoccaceae bacterium genome encodes:
- a CDS encoding L,D-transpeptidase family protein — protein MAGAFVPAPGAAQSTHSSPTPAISVTDAEVTAFKQAVAARASGDEVVAQFYRDTGYQAIWTGADEDDRDRRAALLYAVSSASIHGLPSGRYQPDALEAQMAAARSDRDRGRLEVDLTIAFLRYAQDIQTGILTPGKVVRDIKRDVPVRDRREILDTFLDSSPTTFFRTLMPRAPEYARLMKEKLRLETLIQQGGWGPKIGSTSLSRGDTGEAVIALRNRLIAMGYLENNARTEFDANIERAIYGFQFDHGLEADGEAGASTIAELNKSAKDRLGQILVAMERERWMNIPRGDRHVWVNLTDFSAAIIDDDKVTFRTRSVIGKDQSGRRSPEFSDEMEHLVINPQWFVPRSIVTKEYLPKLQANPYAVSHLRVTDSRGRVVNRGSVNFNAYSARSFPFAMSQPSGPRNALGRVKFMFPNKHNIYLHDTPAKNLFEREVRAFSHGCIRLNDPFDFAYTVLARQTDDPIKFFHTRLESGREARVDLDQKIPVHIVYRTVFTDARGKAHYRRDIYGRDAEILRALEDQGVVVGAANS, from the coding sequence ATGGCAGGGGCATTTGTTCCCGCGCCGGGTGCCGCGCAATCAACGCATTCTTCGCCGACACCAGCCATTTCGGTGACCGATGCCGAGGTGACGGCTTTCAAACAGGCCGTCGCGGCGCGCGCTTCCGGGGACGAGGTTGTGGCGCAGTTCTACCGCGACACCGGGTATCAGGCGATCTGGACCGGTGCGGACGAAGATGACCGGGATCGCCGGGCGGCGTTGCTGTATGCAGTCTCCTCAGCGTCGATCCACGGGTTGCCGTCGGGGCGTTACCAGCCGGACGCGCTGGAAGCGCAGATGGCGGCCGCGCGCAGTGACCGCGACCGGGGTCGCCTGGAGGTTGATCTGACCATTGCGTTCCTGCGCTACGCTCAGGACATTCAGACCGGAATTCTGACGCCGGGCAAAGTTGTGCGCGATATCAAGCGCGACGTGCCGGTGCGTGACCGGCGCGAGATCTTGGACACGTTCCTCGATTCGTCGCCGACGACATTCTTCCGCACCCTGATGCCACGCGCGCCTGAATATGCGCGGCTGATGAAAGAAAAGCTGCGGTTGGAGACGCTGATCCAGCAGGGTGGCTGGGGCCCGAAAATCGGCAGCACCAGCCTGTCGCGCGGCGACACCGGAGAGGCCGTGATCGCGCTTCGTAACCGTTTGATCGCAATGGGGTATCTGGAAAACAACGCCCGTACCGAATTCGACGCAAACATCGAGCGTGCGATCTATGGGTTCCAGTTTGACCACGGGTTGGAAGCCGATGGCGAAGCCGGTGCCAGCACCATTGCCGAGTTGAACAAATCCGCCAAGGACCGCCTTGGCCAGATCCTGGTCGCGATGGAGCGTGAGCGTTGGATGAACATCCCGCGCGGCGACCGGCATGTCTGGGTCAACCTCACCGATTTCAGCGCCGCGATCATCGACGATGACAAGGTGACTTTCCGCACCCGCAGCGTGATCGGCAAGGATCAGTCAGGGCGTCGCAGCCCAGAGTTTTCGGACGAGATGGAGCATCTGGTCATCAATCCGCAGTGGTTCGTGCCCCGCTCGATCGTAACCAAGGAATACCTGCCCAAACTGCAGGCCAACCCTTATGCGGTCAGCCATCTGCGGGTGACGGATTCGCGTGGGCGCGTGGTCAACCGCGGCTCGGTCAATTTCAACGCCTATTCGGCGCGCAGCTTTCCCTTCGCGATGAGCCAGCCGTCCGGGCCGCGCAATGCGCTGGGCCGGGTCAAGTTCATGTTCCCGAACAAGCACAACATCTATCTGCACGACACCCCCGCCAAAAACCTGTTCGAGCGTGAGGTCCGCGCCTTCAGCCACGGCTGTATCCGCCTGAACGATCCGTTCGATTTTGCCTATACGGTGCTGGCGCGTCAGACCGATGACCCGATCAAGTTCTTCCACACGCGCCTTGAATCCGGGCGCGAGGCACGGGTCGATTTGGACCAGAAAATCCCGGTTCACATCGTCTATCGCACCGTCTTTACCGACGCGCGCGGCAAGGCGCATTATCGCCGCGATATCTATGGCCGCGATGCCGAGATTCTGCGCGCGCTGGAAGATCAGGGCGTCGTCGTTGGTGCCGCCAACAGCTGA